A section of the Humulus lupulus chromosome 2, drHumLupu1.1, whole genome shotgun sequence genome encodes:
- the LOC133815816 gene encoding cystinosin homolog isoform X1 translates to MHICDQIYINIYINSLAIVSIVWLFAGVCFFIALPILSWLWLISIFNLIQVSMVVMSSNILLRQDSWVNFSGNVLNKLLLSLINPSKTSKQKEPLIKSVDQSELENV, encoded by the exons atgcATATTTGTgaccaaatatatataaatatatacattaatagtCTAGCAATTGTCTCAATTGTGTGGTTATTTGCTGGAGTTTGTTTTTTCATTGCTTTGCCAATCCTTTCTTGGCTTTGGTTGATCTCTATATTCAA CTTAATCCAAGTCTCTATGGTAGTCATGTCATCAAATATACTCCTCAGGCAAG ATTCTTGGGTGAACTTCTCTGGAAATGTATTGAATAAGCTACTTTTATCCTTG ATTAACCCTTCTAAAACCAGCAAACAAAAAGAACCACTTATTAAGTCTGTTGATCAATCTGAGCTAGAAAATGTGTAA
- the LOC133815816 gene encoding cystinosin homolog isoform X2: protein MAAWNSAPWEITYQVMGWIAFLSWTTAGYPQIILNFLRKSLIQVSMVVMSSNILLRQDSWVNFSGNVLNKLLLSLINPSKTSKQKEPLIKSVDQSELENV from the exons ATGGCAGCATGGAATTCAGCTCCTTGGGAAATAACATACCAAGTTATGGGTTGGATTGCTTTTCTTTCTTGGACTACGGCTGGCTACCCacaaattatcttgaattttcttAGAAAAAG CTTAATCCAAGTCTCTATGGTAGTCATGTCATCAAATATACTCCTCAGGCAAG ATTCTTGGGTGAACTTCTCTGGAAATGTATTGAATAAGCTACTTTTATCCTTG ATTAACCCTTCTAAAACCAGCAAACAAAAAGAACCACTTATTAAGTCTGTTGATCAATCTGAGCTAGAAAATGTGTAA
- the LOC133813882 gene encoding uncharacterized protein LOC133813882: protein MKWWDKEHGSGCKHGAVRASRIHHPIPETRYVNRVESPTGSFTWVSSSKPKLTCKCCGQPQCNGCHLRPPWKAKDKTKGTHKLKSNGTVFKDLLSGFSATTILDLLDRQLFSSYETDEDDDEEEEVDRDYLYDI from the coding sequence ATGAAGTGGTGGGACAAGGAACATGGTTCTGGTTGCAAACATGGGGCGGTTCGGGCCAGTCGGATCCACCACCCGATACCCGAAACCAGATATGTCAATCGGGTCGAATCACCAACCGGGTCGTTCACTTGGGTTTCGTCGTCAAAGCCCAAGCTCACGTGCAAGTGTTGTGGTCAGCCTCAGTGCAACGGGTGTCACTTGCGGCCGCCATGGAAGGCCAAGGACAAGACTAAAGGCACCCACAAGCTTAAATCAAACGGCACCGTTTTTAAGGATCTGCTGTCTGGGTTTTCTGCCACCACCATTTTAGATCTTTTGGATCGTCAACTCTTCTCCAGTTACGAAACCGATGAGGACGAcgacgaagaagaagaagttgatcGTGATTATCTTTATGATATATAA
- the LOC133817158 gene encoding uncharacterized protein LOC133817158, whose translation MKREGRQHGMVRTCKILPDLSPRPETRFVNRFDSPATAGLFTRVSSKPTNHSKFTGKCGQPRCDSCHLHPARKAKDKTKGTQKLKPNDVVANNKESFSGFSATSILDHIYYVDHDNYEDEDQVGDVLP comes from the coding sequence ATGAAGAGAGAGGGTCGCCAGCATGGGATGGTCCGAACCTGTAAGATTCTGCCGGATTTGAGCCCAAGACCCGAGACTAGATTCGTAAACCGGTTCGATTCGCCAGCCACAGCCGGGCTGTTCACCCGGGTGTCATCCAAGCCCACCAACCACTCCAAGTTCACAGGCAAGTGCGGCCAGCCTCGGTGCGACAGCTGCCACTTGCACCCGGCGCGCAAGGCCAAGGACAAGACTAAAGGcactcagaaacttaaaccaaacgATGTCGTTGCAAATAATAAAGAgtcattttctgggttttctgcgaCGAGCATTTTGGATCACATTTACTATGTGGATCATGATAATTATGAGGATGAAGACCAAGTAGGTGATGTTCTTCCATGA
- the LOC133817157 gene encoding cystinosin homolog, producing MASWNWIPLEIAYEILGWIAFASWAIALYPQIILNFRRKSVVGLNFDFVVLNLTKHSSYLVYNAALYFSSTVQNQYLLKFGSGQMIPVAANDVAFSIHAVLLTAFLLFQIAIYERGGQAVSKISLLILSVVWLVAGVCIFHALPTHSWLWLISVFNFIAVFLTAIKYTPQAFMNFKRKSTDGFSIEFILFDFSGGVANYAQMTVQSIDQNSWVNFHGNIGKILLALISIFFDLIFMCQHFILYRQKRVAIPSNIKEKESLVKCVDLQMIPSKNSEEKQSLMKCVDSENV from the exons ATGGCATCATGGAATTGGATTCCGCTCGAAATAGCATACGAAATTCTGGGTTGGATTGCTTTTGCTTCTTGGGCAATTGCTCTTTACCCACAAATCATTCTTAATTTCCGAAGAAAAAG CGTAGTGGGGTTGAATTTTGATTTCGTCGTACTCAACTTGACCAAACACTCCTCGTATCTCGTTTACAATGCTGCCCTTTATTTTAGTTCCACTGTCCAAAACCAGTATCTCCTCAAGTTTGGCTCCGGACAG ATGATACCGGTAGCTGCAAATGATGTTGCTTTCTCAATTCATGCTGTTCTCTTAACAGCATTTCTGTTGTTCCAAATAGCAATTTATGAA AGGGGAGGCCAGGCTGTCTCTAAGATTAGTCTTTTGATTCTCTCTGTTGTGTGGTTGGTTGCTGGAGTTTGTATTTTTCATGCTTTGCCAACCCATTCCTGGCTTTGGTTGATCTCTGTCTTTAA CTTCATTGCAGTGTTTTTGACAGCCATCAAATATACTCCTCAG GCATTCATGAACTTCAAGCGGAAGAGCACCGATGGATTCAGtattgaatttattttatttgatttttctggagGAGTAGCAAATTATGCTCAGATGACTGTACAATCCATAGATCAAA ATTCTTGGGTCAATTTTCATGGAAATATTGGGAAGATACTTCTAGCCTTG ATATCTATATTCTTTGATCTTATTTTCATGTGCCAACATTTCATTCTTTATCGGCAGAAGAGAGTAGCCATCCCTTCTAACATCAAAGAAAAAGAATCACTTGTCAAGTGTgttgatctacaaatgattcCTTCTAAAAACAGTGAGGAAAAACAATCACTTATGAAGTGTGTGGATTCAGAAAATGTTTAG
- the LOC133813884 gene encoding uncharacterized protein LOC133813884: MKREGRQHGMVRTYQILPSPLNPRPETRFVNRFDSPPTTGLFTRVSSKPTNHSKFTGKCGQPRCNGCHLHPTCKAKDKTKGTQKLKPNNVVSNDDSFCGFSATVILDHIYYLDDNEEEEVCDHA; encoded by the coding sequence ATGAAGAGAGAGGGTCGCCAGCATGGGATGGTCCGAACCTATCAGATTTTGCCATCGCCTTTGAACCCGAGACCCGAAACTAGATTTGTGAACCGGTTCGACTCGCCACCCACAACCGGGTTATTCACCCGGGTGTCATCCAAGCCCACCAACCACTCCAAGTTCACTGGCAAGTGCGGGCAACCTAGGTGCAACGGGTGTCACTTGCACCCAACCTGCAAGGCCAAAGACAAGACCAAAGGCACTCAGAAACTCAAACCAAACAATGTCGTTTCTAATGATGACTCATTTTGTGGGTTTTCTGCTACAGTCATTTTGGATCACATTTACTACCTGGATGATAATGAGGAAGAAGAAGTGTGTGATCATGCGTGA
- the LOC133817159 gene encoding cystinosin homolog: protein MASWNSIPLEITYQAMGWIAFFAWSISFYPQVIMNFHRKSVVGLNFDFVVLNLTKHSSYLIYNATLYFSSAVQNQYLQKYGSKEMIPVAANDVAFSSHAVLLTAITLVQIVIYERGGQTVSKITLSIVSIVWLAAGVCFFIALPNHSWLWLINIFNSIQVFMTVIKYIPQAFMNFNRKSTDGFSIGNILLDFSGGVANYGQMAVQSIDQNSWVNFYGNIGKTLLSLISIFFDLLFMCQHYLLYPDQRPLIASKISKAQEPLVKEKESEENV from the exons ATGGCATCATGGAATTCGATTCCGCTCGAAATCACGTACCAAGCCATGGGTTGGATTGCGTTCTTCGCTTGGTCCATCAGTTTCTACCCCCAAGTCATCATGAATTTTCATCGGAAGAG CGTTGTGGGGTTGAACTTTGATTTTGTTGTCCTAAACTTAACAAAGCACTCCTCCTATCTCATTTACAACGCCACCCTTTACTTTAGCTCAGCCGTTCAAAATCAGTATCTTCAGAAGTATGGCTCCAAGGAG ATGATACCCGTCGCTGCAAATGATGTTGCTTTTTCATCACATGCTGTTCTCTTGACGGCAATTACCTTAGTACAAATTGTAATCTATGAA CGTGGAGGTCAGACTGTCTCTAAGATTACTCTATCAATTGTCTCTATTGTTTGGTTAGCTGCTGGAGTTTGCTTTTTCATTGCTTTGCCAAACCATTCCTGGCTTTGGTTGATTAACATATTTAA CTCAATCCAAGTCTTTATGACAGTCATCAAATATATTCCTCAG GCATTCATGAACTTTAACAGGAAGAGCACAGATGGATTTAGTATTGGGAATATTTTACTAGATTTTTCAGGAGGCGTCGCAAACTATGGGCAGATGGCTGTACAATCTATAGACCAAA ATTCTTGGGTGAACTTTTATGGAAATATAGGGAAGACACTGCTATCTTTG ATATCTATATTCTTTGATCTTCTCTTCATGTGTCAACATTACCTGCTCTATCCTGATCAGAGACCACTGATCGCTTCCAAAATCAGCAAGGCGCAAGAACCACTTGTTAAGGAAAAAGAGTCGGAAGAAAATGTATGA